The following coding sequences lie in one Streptomyces albofaciens JCM 4342 genomic window:
- a CDS encoding IS5 family transposase (programmed frameshift) produces MGIVERLVPDRLWELFQDVVPSAPQRPQGGGRRRCDDRAVLAAIVFVATTGCTWRQLPPVFSASWQTVHRRFTEWSAARVWAKLHRVLLDQLGAIGGVDWSRCAIDSISVRAVKGGPLTGPNPTDRGKNGAKVHVICDRNGLPISVGISAANVHDSQALIPLMRGIPPIRSRRGPRRRRPDQLHADKGYDFDCLRSWLRRRQIVPRIARRGVESSSRLGRHRWVIERTLSWLSGCRRLHRRYERKAEHFLAFVGLASALICYRRTDR; encoded by the exons AGGACGTGGTGCCGTCGGCGCCGCAGCGCCCGCAGGGAGGGGGACGTCGGCGCTGTGATGACCGTGCAGTGCTGGCCGCGATCGTCTTTGTGGCGACCACGGGCTGTACCTGGCGGCAGTTGCCGCCGGTCTTCAGTGCCTCCTGGCAGACGGTGCACCGGCGTTTCACGGAATGGTCCGCGGCCCGGGTGTGGGCCAAGTTGCACCGGGTGCTGCTGGACCAGCTCGGTGCCATCGGCGGCGTGGACTGGTCGCGCTGCGCAATCGACTCGATCAGTGTCCGCGCTGTCAAAG GAGGGCCTCTGACGGGACCGAATCCGACCGATCGCGGCAAGAACGGGGCGAAGGTCCACGTCATCTGTGACCGCAACGGCCTGCCGATCTCGGTGGGCATCTCCGCCGCCAACGTGCACGACAGTCAGGCCCTTATCCCCCTGATGCGCGGCATCCCTCCCATCCGCTCGCGCCGTGGTCCCCGGCGTCGCCGCCCGGACCAGCTCCACGCAGACAAGGGTTACGACTTCGACTGCCTGCGCAGCTGGCTGCGACGCAGGCAGATCGTGCCACGCATCGCGCGCCGCGGGGTGGAGTCCTCCAGCAGGCTGGGGCGGCACCGTTGGGTGATCGAGCGCACGCTGTCCTGGCTGAGCGGCTGCCGTCGCCTGCACCGCCGTTATGAGCGCAAGGCCGAGCACTTCCTGGCCTTCGTCGGCCTGGCCAGCGCCCTCATCTGCTACCGGCGTACCGACCGCTGA